The genomic DNA GGTCCAGGACGTCGCGGACTCGGCGCTCGGCCGGACCCTGGCCGGGCACGCGCTGCGGCTCGGCCGCGACCTCGGCCTGATCACCGGCGCCGAGGGGGTGGACACCCCCCGGCAGCTCGCGGTGCTCCAGGAGCTGGGCTGCCGGCGGGCCCAGGGGCTGGCCTTCGCCCAGCCGCTGGACGAGCTCCGGCTGCGTCGCGCGCTGCTGCGCCGGGGCTTCCCGCTGCCGCGTCCGGTCGGCACCCTCGGCGGGCGCCGCCCGCACCTCGCCACGGACGCCCGATCGGGTGCTGTTGCGGCCCGTTCCGCGCACCTGCACGGGGCACTTGACCTGCCACAACGCCATACCGTCGGCGGTCCGGGGGGCGGACCGCATGGTGAGACGCCGGTCCCACCAGCTTGACACCCGCCACTGCGTGGGAGGAAGGTCGGTGCCATGCGCACCCGAATTCTCGTACTTGGCGGGCGCGTCGGCTGAAGCAGACCGACGCGCCACCCCTCGCATGCCCTGGGCACGAGGGGTTTTTTGTTGCACGAAAGCTGCTCCGGCACCGCAGAACCACTGGCCTCGAACGCCCCGAATCGGGACGATTGAGACACCACGCGATCGAGAAGAGACAGGCAGATGACTGAGCACGCCGCCCCCCGCCGCGGGGACAACCCGGCAGCCCACGCGCCGGGTCCCCAGACCACCGTCGAGACCATGACCGGCGCGCAGTCGCTCATCCGCTCGCTCGAGGCCGTGGGCGCGGACACCGTCTTCGGTATCCCCGGTGGTGCCATCCTCCCGGCGTACGACCCGCTGATGGACTCCACCAAGGTCCGCCACATCCTGGTCCGCCACGAGCAGGGCGCCGGCCACGCCGCCACCGGCTACGCGCAGGCCACCGGGAAGGTCGGCGTCTGCATGGCGACCTCCGGCCCGGGCGCCACCAACCTGGTGACCCCGATCGCCGACGCCTACATGGACTCCGTCGCCATGGTGGCGATCACCGGTCAGGTCGCCTCCAAGGCGATCGGCACCGACGCCTTCCAGGAGGCGGACATCTGCGGCATCACGATGCCGATCACCAAGCACAACTTCCTGGTGACCGACCCGGCCGAGATCCCCCGGGTGATCGCCGAGGCCTTCCACATCGCCGCCACCGGCCGTCCCGGCCCGGTCCTGGTCGACATCGCCAAGGACGCGCTGCAGGCCACCACCACCTTCCGCTGGCCGGTGGAGACCTCGCTGCCCGGCTACCGCCCGGTCACCAAGCCGCACGCCAAGCAGATCCGCGAGGCCGCGAAGCTGCTGGTCAACGCCAAGCGCCCGGTCCTCTACGTCGGCGGCGGCGTGCTCAAGGCGCAGGCCTCCGCCGAGCTGCGGATCCTGGCCGAGCTGACCGGCGCCCCGGTGGTGACCACCCTGATGGCGATCGGCGTCTTCCCGGACAGCCACCCGCAGCACCTGGGCATGCCCGGCATGCACGGCTCCGTCCCGGCGGTCACCGCGCTGCAGAAGGCGGACCTGCTGTTCACCCTCGGTGCCCGCTTCGACGACCGGGTCACCGGCAAGCTGGACTCCTTCGCCCCCGGCGCCAAGGTCGTCCACGCCGACATCGACCCCGCCGAGATCGGCAAGAACCGCCCGGCGGACGTGCCGATCGTCGGTGACGCCCGCGAGGTGATCGCCGACCTGATCGTCGCCGTCCAGGCCGAGTACGACGCCGGCCACCGCGGCGACTACGGCGACTGGTGGAGCAAGCTCGACCAGTGGAAGAAGACCTACCCGCTCGGCTACGAGCCGGCCCCGGCCGGTGAGCTCTCCCCGCAGCAGGTGATCGAGCGGATCGGCCAGCTGGTCGGCCCGGACGCGATCTACGCCGCGGGCGTCGGCCAGCACCAGATGTGGGCGAGCCAGTTCATCCAGTTCGAGAAGCCGGCCACCTGGCTGAACTCCGGCGGCGCGGGCACCATGGGCTACGCCGTTCCGGCCGCGATGGGTGCCAAGGCGGGCATGCCGGAGACCGCGGTCTGGGCGATCGACGGCGACGGCTGCTTCCAGATGACCAACCAGGAGCTGGTCACCTGCGCGCTGAACAACATCCCGATCAAGGTCGCGGTGATCAACAACGGGTCGCTGGGCATGGTCCGCCAGTGGCAGACCCTGTTCTACAACCAGCGCTACTCCAACACCGTGCTGCACTCCGGCCCGGACCACGACGGCATCGAGCCGCCGGCCCAGGGCACCCGGATCCCCGACTTCGTGCTGCTCTCCGAGGCGATGGGCTGCGTCGGCCTGCGCTGCGAGCGCCCGGAGGACCTGGACGCGGTGATCAAGCAGGCGATGGAGATCAACGACCGCCCGGTGGTCATCGACTTCATCGTCCACCAGGACGCCATGGTCTGGCCGATGGTGGCCGCCGGCACCAGCAACGACGAGATCCTCTTCGCCCGGGACATCCGCCCCGATTTCGGCGACGACCTCGACTGACGGCCCCGACCTACCGATAGAGAGCCAATGACCGCCATGTCCAAGCACACCCTCTCCGTCCTGGTCGAGAACAAGCCCGGCGTGCTCGCCCGCATCGCCTCCCTGTTCTCCCGTCGGGGCTTCAACATCGACTCCCTCGCCGTCGGCCCGACCGAGCACCCGGACATCTCCCGGATGACCATCGTGGTCAACGTCGAGGACCTGCCGCTGGAGCAGGTCACCAAGCAGCTCAACAAGCTGGTCAACGTGATAAAGATCGTCGAGCTGGACCAGGCCCAGGCCGTCCAGCGCGAGCTGGTCCTGGTCAAGGTGCGCGCCGACGCCGAGACCCGCTCGCAGATCGTCGAGATCGTCCAGCTCTTCCGCGCCAAGACCGTCGACGTCTCGCCGGACGCGGTGACCATCGAGGCGACCGGCTCCTCCGACAAGCTGGAGGCCATGCTCAAGATGCTGGAGCCCTACGGCATCAAGGAGTTGGTCCAGTCCGGCCTGGTCGCCATCGGTCGCGGCGCCCGTTCGATCACCGACCGCTCGCTGCGCGCCCTCGATCGCAGCGCGTAGCAACCCTGGCGCTCCGCGCGGGCGCCGCGTCTCACACCCTGAAGCACCGCCCCACATCACGCCGGGTCCTCGTACGGTAGGAACCGCAAGACCCGGCATCACCACCACGCAAGGAGATGTGCCCCCGTGGCCGAGCTGTTCTACGAAGACGACGCCGACCTGTCCATCATCCAGGGCCGCAAGGTCGCGATCATCGGTTACGGCAGCCAGGGCCACGCCCACGCGCTGTCGCTGCGTGACTCGGGTGCCGACGTCCGGGTCGGCCTCCTGGAGGGCTCGAAGTCCCGCGCGGCCGCCGAGGAGCAGGGTCTGCGGGTCGTGACCCCGTCGGAGGCGGCGGCCGAGGCCGACGTCATCATGATCCTGGTGCCGGACCCGATCCAGGCGGACGTCTACAAGGACGCGATCGAGCCGAACCTGAAGGCCGGCGACGCGCTGTTCTTCGGCCACGGCCTGAACATCCGCTTCGGCTTCATCCAGCCGCCGGCCGACGTCGACGTCTGCATGGTCGCCCCGAAGGGCCCGGGTCACCTGGTGCGCCGTCAGTACCAGGAGGGCCGCGGCGTCCCGGCGATCGTCGCGGTGGAGCAGGACGCCACCGGCAAGGCGTTCGACCTGGCGCTCTCCTACGCCAAGGGCCTGGGCGCCACCAAGGCCGGCGTGATCAAGACCACCTTCACCGAGGAGACCGAGACCGACCTGTTCGGTGAGCAGGCCGTCCTCTGCGGTGGCACCGCCGCCCTGGTCAAGGCCGGCTTCGAGACCCTGGTCGAGGCGGGCTACCAGCCGGAGATCGCCTACTTCGAGTGCCTGCACGAGCTGAAGCTCATCGTCGACCTGATGTACGAGGGCGGCCTGGAGAAGATGCGCTGGTCGGTCTCCGAGACCGCCGAGTGGGGCGACTACGTGACCGGCCCCCGCATCATCACCGCCGACACCAAGGCCGCGATGAAGCAGGTCCTCGCCGAGATCCAGGACGGCACCTTCGCCAACACCTGGATCGCCGAGTACAAGGCCGGCCTGCCGAAGTACAACGAGTACAAGAACGCGGACGCCGACCACCTGCTGGAGACCACCGGCAAGAAGCTCCGCAAGCTGATGAGCTGGGTGGACGAGACCGCCTGAGCCGGTCCTCCCCGCTTGTACAACGAGGCTGCTCTCGTCCGAGTGATTTCGCCGGACGGGAGCAGTCCCGTAGGGAACCCGCCGATAGACTCCCGAGTACGCGTCAGGCCCACAGCGTCGTGCGTCTAGCTACGCGACATGCCACCTTCCCCCGCCCCTGTGCACGCCACCTCCGTGCGGCGGGGTGAACCGGACAGTTAAGGACACACTGTCGTGAGCAAATCCGTAGTCCTCATCGCCGAAGAGCTCTCGCCCGCCACCGTCGACGCCCTCGGGCCGGACTTCGAGATCCGGAACTGCAACGGCGCCGACCGCACCGAGCTGCTGACCGCGATCGCCGACGTCGACGCCATCCTGATCCGCTCCGCCACCAAGGTGGACGCCGAGGCGCTGGCCGCCGCCAAGAAGCTCAAGGTCGTCGCCCGCGCCGGTGTCGGTCTGGACAACGTGGACGTCTCCGCCGCCACCAAGGCCGGTGTGATGGTCGTCAACGCGCCGACCTCCAACATCGTCACCGCGGCCGAGCTCGCCTGCGGCCTGCTGATCTCCGTCGCCCGCAACATCGCGCCGGCCAACGCCGCGCTCAAGCAGGGCGAGTGGAAGCGCAACAAGTACACCGGCGTCGAGCTGAGCGAGAAGACCCTCGGCGTGGTCGGCCTCGGCCGGATCGGCGTCCTGGTCGCGCAGCGGATGTCGGCCTTCGGCATGAAGATCGTCGCGTACGACCCCTACATCCAGGCCGCCCGCGCCGCCCAGATGGGCGTCAAGCTGCTCTCCCTGGAGGAGCTGCTGGAGGTGTCGGACTTCATCACCGTCCACCTCCCGAAGACCCCGGAGACCGTCGGCCTGATCGGCGAGGAGGCGCTGCACAAGGTCAAGCCGACCGTGCGCATCGTCAACGCCGCCCGCGGCGGCATCGTCGACGAGGCGGCCCTGGCCTCCGCGCTGCGCGACGGCCGCGTCGCCGGCGCCGGCCTGGACGTGTACGCCAAGGAGCCGTGCACCGACTCCCCGCTGTTCGCCTTCGACAACGTGGTCGCCACCCCGCACCTGGGCGCCTCCACCGACGAGGCGCAGGAGAAGGCCGGCATCGCGGTCGCCCGCTCGGTGCGCCTCGCGCTGGCCGGCGAGCTCGTGCCGGACGCGGTCAACGTCCAGGGCGGCGTGATCGCCGAGGACGTGCGCCCGGGCCTGCCGCTCGCCGAGAAGCTCGGCCGGATCTTCACCGCGCTGGCCGGCGAGGTCGCCGTCCGCCTCGACGTCGAGGTCCGCGGCGAGATCACCCAGCACGACGTCAAGGTGCTCGAACTCTCCGCGCTGAAGGGCGTGTTCGAGGACGTGGTGGCCGAGACGGTGTCGTACGTCAACGCCCCGCTGTTCGCCCAGGAGCGTGGTGTCGAGGTCCGCCTGACCACCTCCAGCGAGTCGCCCGAGCACCGCAACGTGATCACCGTGCGCGGCACCCTGTCGGGCGGCGGCGAGGTGTCCATCTCGGGCACCCTGTCCGGCCCCAAGCAGATCCAGAAGATCGTCGGCGTGGACGGCTTCGACGTGGACGTGGCGCTCACCGACCACATGGCCTTCTTCCAGTACGAGGACCGTCCCGGCGTGGTCGGCACCCTCGGCCGGATCCTCGGCGACGCCGGCATCAACATCGCCGGCATGCAGGTCGCCCGTGACGGCGACAGCGCCCTCGCGTCCATCACCGTGGACAGCGAGGTCTCCCAGGAGGTCCTCGGCGAGATCGCCGGCGCGATCGGCGCCCGTTTCGCCCGCTCGGTCAACCTCGGCTGACCCTCCGTCGGCCCCGGACGGCCCTCCCGCCCCTGCGGCGGGAGGGCCGTTCGCATGCGCCGGGGCGCACCCGGGTGAAGCTCGTCTCAGATACTAGGAAATCCAAGTATTCCTAGAGACACCACGGCCTTCCCGTCGTACCGTGAAGGAGTCATACGGTGTGCCACCCCTGCAAGCCAGGGCGTGTGGCCCGTGTGCCCGTACGCTCCTTCGCAGGCGATCCCTGCTCCGCGTACCCCTCTCCCCACCCTCGCGCGCGCCCGTCCGCGCACCTGCACCAAGGAGTCCGGTATGCCCCCCGTCGCAGACCGCCACGCCACCCCCGCCGCCACCGCCGACCGCGCCCCGCGCCGCCGTCGCCGCACCGAGCCCAACCCCTACGCCGCGGCCGCCCTCCAGCGTGCGCTGGACCGCCGCGACAACGGCGGCGCCACCGGCCACTGACGGCCCGTTGGGCCGCCCGGGTGACGGGGCGTCACCTGGGAGTGACTTCGCTCGCACGGAGCAGTGCGCGCTCCCTAGCTTGAGGGCGTGCGCACCCCACTCACCGCTCTCGGCGTCGCCCTCGCCCTGCTCGCCCCCGTCCAGCCCGCCGCCGCAGCCGTCCCCGCCGGGGGCGCGCTGACCGTCCTGCTGGAGCTCGACACCGAGGCCGCCGCGCCCGCCTACCAGCGGGCCGCGGCCGAGGCCCGGCGGGCCCGGCGCTCGCCCGAGGCGGTCCGCCACGAGGCCGCCCGGGCCGGCGCCGACCAGCGCGCCCGCGCCGACCGGGCGATCGACCGGCTCGACCGCGCGGTGCGCACCGCCGTCCCCGGCGCAGCCCCGCTCTACCGCACCCGCACCCTGGCCGCCGGCCTCGCCCTGCGGGTACGCCCGGCCGACCTGCCCCGGCTCGGCACCCTGCCCGGCGTCCGGGCGGTGCGGCCGGTGGCGCTCAAGACCCGCGCCAACGGGTACTCCGTGCCGCTCACCGGCGCCCCCGCCGTCTGGTCCGGGGCGACCGGCACCACGGGCGAGGGCGTGCGGATCGGCATCGTCGACTCCGGCATCGACTACACCCACGCCGACTTCGGCGGCCCCGGCACCGCGGCCGCCTTCACCGCCGTGGACGGCGCCAGGCCCGCCCCGCCCGAGCTCTTCCCCAACGCCAAGGTGGTCGGCGGCCAGGACCTGGTCGGCGACGCGTACGACCCCGACCCGTCCGCCGACGAGGCCGCCCGCACCCCGCACCCCGACCCCAACCCGATCGACTGCGCCGCCAACGGCCACGGCACCCACGTCGCCGGCACCGCCGCCGGCTACGGCGTCACCACCGCCGGCGCCACCTACCGCGGCCCCTACCGGCCCGGCCTCGACCCGGTCGGCTTCACCGTCGGCCCCGGCGCCGCGCCCGGCGCCCAGCTGTACGCGATCCGGGTGTTCGGCTGCGACGGCTCCACCGACCAGCTCGCCCACGCCCTCGACCTGGCCGCCGACCCCAACGGCGACGGCGACCTCGCCGACCGCCTCGACGTCGTCAACCTCTCCCTCGGCAGCCCCTTCGGCAGCCCCGCCGACGCCGACGCCCTCGCCGCCGACCGGCTCGCCGAGCTCGGCACCGTGGTCGTCGCCGCCGCCGGCAACGAGGGCGACGTCTACGCCGTCGGCGGCAGCCCCGGCACCGCCACCCGCGCCCTGACCGTCGCCGCCTCCGTCGACCCGCACACCGACGCCGACGGCATCCAGGTGCTGGCCCCCGCCGCCCTCGCCGGCCCCGTCCCCGCCCACTGGAGCTCCCGCTACCGCGGCTGGGCCACCGCCGACGTCAGCGGCGACCTCGCCCTGCCCGCCGACCAGACCGACGGCTGCACCGCCTTCAGCGCCGCCGACGCCGCCCGGCTGACCGGGAAGATCGCCGTGCTCGCCTGGCGCACCCGCGAACCCGACCGCGCCTGCGGATCCGCCGCCCGCGCCGACCACGCCGCCGACGCCGGAGCCGTCGGCACCCTGTTCGCCGCCGACGGCGACGGGCTCGGCGAGATCGCCGGGAACGAGCGGATCCCCGCCGCGATCCTCGCCCGCGCGGACGGCGAACGACTCGTCCGCGCGGCGGGGGAGGGGCCCGTCCGGGTCCGGCTCGCCACCCCCGGCAATCCGCTGCACGGCGCGGTCTCCCAGGACCAGCCGCAACGCGCCGACACCCTCGCGGGCTTCACCTCGCGCGGCATCGGCGTCCCCGGCCTGGTCAAGCCCGACCTCGCGGCGCCCGGCGAGACCATCTGGTCCGCCAAGGCCGGGGCCGGCACCGGCGGCATGCGGGAGGACGGCACCTCCATGGCCACCCCGCACGTCGCCGGCCTCGCCGCCCTGGTCCGCGCCGCCCACCCCGACTGGACCGCGGGCCAGGTCAAGGCCGCCCTGATGAACACCGCCACCGACACCTGGCGCGGCGACGACCGCACCGGCCCCGTCTACGGCCCCGAACGCACCGGCGCCGGCCGCACCCGCGCCGACCTCGCCACCCGCACCCCCGCCGTCGCCTACGCCCTCGCCCCCGCGGGCGCTCCCCCCGGCGCCGCGGCCTCCGGCGGGTCGTCCGGCACGGCTGCCGGCTCCGGCGCAGCCGACGGCCCGGCCTCCGGCCGTTCGTCCGCCTCCGGCGATGTCACCGGCGCAGTCGACACCTCGGCCTCCGGCCGCTCCGCCGGCTCTCCGGCTTCCCGCAGGGTTTCCGGCGTTGCCGCGGGGGGCGGGGGCGGCCAGGGCCCGGCCTCCGGCCGTTCGTCCGGCACGGCTGCCGGCTCCGCCGACGCCTCCGGCGCAGCCGACGGCCCGGCCTCCGGCGGCGCCTCGGCTTCCCGTGGGGGCTCCGGCGTGGACACCGGGGCGGTCGGGGTGTCCTTCGGGCCCGTCGCGGTGACCGGGCGGACGGCGCTCGTCCGCGAGGTCGAGGTCCGCAACCTCTCCGACCGGCCGCTCTCGTACGCGACCTCGTACCTCCCCGCGACCGAGCTCCCCGGCGCCGCCTTCCGGATCGCCCCCGCCCGGGTGGACGTCCCGCCCGGCGGGACCGCCCGGGTGACCGTCACGCTGGCCGTCCCCGATCCCGCGGCGCTGGAGCGGCGTCCCGACGCCACCCTCGACCTGACCCAGGCGGGCCGCGCCCGCACCTACCGCGGTGAGCTCTCCGGCCGGCTGCAGCTCGCCCCGACCCGCGGCGACGACCCCGCGCTGCGCGTCCCGCTGTTCGCCGCCCCGCGCCCGGCCTCCTCGCACACCGCGGTCGGCACCCCCGACCTGCTCGCCGTCCGCGGCGCCGGCGCCGGTCTGCTCAGCGCCCTCCACCTGGACGCCGAGGGCACCCGCTGGCCGGACTGCCCGGGCCGCGACCTGTGCGTCACCGATCCGGGCGACCGCGCCGCCAACCTGCGGGCCGCCGGTTCCGCCACCGACGGCGACGGCGTGCTCTACCTGGCGGCGGCCCTCTGGGCGCCCGCCCCCACCCCGGCCGGCGGCTACGGCGTCCGGGCCTCGCTCGACACCGACGGCGACGGCACCACCGACGCCCTGGTCGTCGCGGGCCGGCTGAAGGGCAGCGACATCCTGGTCGCCCGCACCCTGGACGCCCGGACCGGGGCCGAGCTGGACGTCCAGCCGCTGAACGGGCGCTGGGGCGACACCGACACCGACCTGCTGGACACCGACGCGCTCCTCCTCCCGGTCCGCCTGGCGGCCCTGAGGACGCCCCTGACGAACCCGCGCTACGCGCTCTGGACCGCGGTCTCCGCCTCCGACCCGGCCGACGCCCTCGACACGCTCGGCCTCGCCGACGGCCGCCCCGCCCTCCCCGTCGACCTCACCCGCTCCGGCACCCTCCTCGCCCCCGTCGCCCCGGGCGCGTTCGTCCACCCCGCCGTCCCGGCCCCGCTCCTCCTGGTCCACCACCTCAACCCCGACGGGCGCCGCCTCCAGGTCGTCAACTCCCGCTGACCCGACGCGTCCGGATGGTGGACGGTACGTGCTCAGGCCCTGGGACGGGGAGTACTGTCCGAGGCATGTCTCGCACCATTCGTCTCGCAGTGATCCCGGGTGACGGCATCGGCCAGGAGGTCGTGGCCGAGGGCCTCAAGGTGCTCAGCGCCGCCCTCCCCGCCGACGTCAAGCTGGAGACCGCCGAGTACGACCTCGGTGCCCGGCTGTACCACCGGACCGGCGAGACCCTGCCGGACAGCGTGCTGGAGGAGCTGAAGGGCGCGGACGCGATCCTGCTCGGCGCCATCGGCGACCCGAGCGTGCCGTCCGGCGTGCTGGAGCGCGGGCTGCTGCTGAAGCTGCGCTTCGCCTTCGACCACCACATCAACCTCCGCCCGGGCAAGCTGTTCCCCGGTGTGAAGTCGCCGCTGGCCGGCGACCCGCAGA from Kitasatospora terrestris includes the following:
- the ilvC gene encoding ketol-acid reductoisomerase encodes the protein MAELFYEDDADLSIIQGRKVAIIGYGSQGHAHALSLRDSGADVRVGLLEGSKSRAAAEEQGLRVVTPSEAAAEADVIMILVPDPIQADVYKDAIEPNLKAGDALFFGHGLNIRFGFIQPPADVDVCMVAPKGPGHLVRRQYQEGRGVPAIVAVEQDATGKAFDLALSYAKGLGATKAGVIKTTFTEETETDLFGEQAVLCGGTAALVKAGFETLVEAGYQPEIAYFECLHELKLIVDLMYEGGLEKMRWSVSETAEWGDYVTGPRIITADTKAAMKQVLAEIQDGTFANTWIAEYKAGLPKYNEYKNADADHLLETTGKKLRKLMSWVDETA
- a CDS encoding acetolactate synthase large subunit, with the protein product MTEHAAPRRGDNPAAHAPGPQTTVETMTGAQSLIRSLEAVGADTVFGIPGGAILPAYDPLMDSTKVRHILVRHEQGAGHAATGYAQATGKVGVCMATSGPGATNLVTPIADAYMDSVAMVAITGQVASKAIGTDAFQEADICGITMPITKHNFLVTDPAEIPRVIAEAFHIAATGRPGPVLVDIAKDALQATTTFRWPVETSLPGYRPVTKPHAKQIREAAKLLVNAKRPVLYVGGGVLKAQASAELRILAELTGAPVVTTLMAIGVFPDSHPQHLGMPGMHGSVPAVTALQKADLLFTLGARFDDRVTGKLDSFAPGAKVVHADIDPAEIGKNRPADVPIVGDAREVIADLIVAVQAEYDAGHRGDYGDWWSKLDQWKKTYPLGYEPAPAGELSPQQVIERIGQLVGPDAIYAAGVGQHQMWASQFIQFEKPATWLNSGGAGTMGYAVPAAMGAKAGMPETAVWAIDGDGCFQMTNQELVTCALNNIPIKVAVINNGSLGMVRQWQTLFYNQRYSNTVLHSGPDHDGIEPPAQGTRIPDFVLLSEAMGCVGLRCERPEDLDAVIKQAMEINDRPVVIDFIVHQDAMVWPMVAAGTSNDEILFARDIRPDFGDDLD
- the ilvN gene encoding acetolactate synthase small subunit, with product MSKHTLSVLVENKPGVLARIASLFSRRGFNIDSLAVGPTEHPDISRMTIVVNVEDLPLEQVTKQLNKLVNVIKIVELDQAQAVQRELVLVKVRADAETRSQIVEIVQLFRAKTVDVSPDAVTIEATGSSDKLEAMLKMLEPYGIKELVQSGLVAIGRGARSITDRSLRALDRSA
- the serA gene encoding phosphoglycerate dehydrogenase; this encodes MSKSVVLIAEELSPATVDALGPDFEIRNCNGADRTELLTAIADVDAILIRSATKVDAEALAAAKKLKVVARAGVGLDNVDVSAATKAGVMVVNAPTSNIVTAAELACGLLISVARNIAPANAALKQGEWKRNKYTGVELSEKTLGVVGLGRIGVLVAQRMSAFGMKIVAYDPYIQAARAAQMGVKLLSLEELLEVSDFITVHLPKTPETVGLIGEEALHKVKPTVRIVNAARGGIVDEAALASALRDGRVAGAGLDVYAKEPCTDSPLFAFDNVVATPHLGASTDEAQEKAGIAVARSVRLALAGELVPDAVNVQGGVIAEDVRPGLPLAEKLGRIFTALAGEVAVRLDVEVRGEITQHDVKVLELSALKGVFEDVVAETVSYVNAPLFAQERGVEVRLTTSSESPEHRNVITVRGTLSGGGEVSISGTLSGPKQIQKIVGVDGFDVDVALTDHMAFFQYEDRPGVVGTLGRILGDAGINIAGMQVARDGDSALASITVDSEVSQEVLGEIAGAIGARFARSVNLG
- a CDS encoding S8 family serine peptidase, which gives rise to MRTPLTALGVALALLAPVQPAAAAVPAGGALTVLLELDTEAAAPAYQRAAAEARRARRSPEAVRHEAARAGADQRARADRAIDRLDRAVRTAVPGAAPLYRTRTLAAGLALRVRPADLPRLGTLPGVRAVRPVALKTRANGYSVPLTGAPAVWSGATGTTGEGVRIGIVDSGIDYTHADFGGPGTAAAFTAVDGARPAPPELFPNAKVVGGQDLVGDAYDPDPSADEAARTPHPDPNPIDCAANGHGTHVAGTAAGYGVTTAGATYRGPYRPGLDPVGFTVGPGAAPGAQLYAIRVFGCDGSTDQLAHALDLAADPNGDGDLADRLDVVNLSLGSPFGSPADADALAADRLAELGTVVVAAAGNEGDVYAVGGSPGTATRALTVAASVDPHTDADGIQVLAPAALAGPVPAHWSSRYRGWATADVSGDLALPADQTDGCTAFSAADAARLTGKIAVLAWRTREPDRACGSAARADHAADAGAVGTLFAADGDGLGEIAGNERIPAAILARADGERLVRAAGEGPVRVRLATPGNPLHGAVSQDQPQRADTLAGFTSRGIGVPGLVKPDLAAPGETIWSAKAGAGTGGMREDGTSMATPHVAGLAALVRAAHPDWTAGQVKAALMNTATDTWRGDDRTGPVYGPERTGAGRTRADLATRTPAVAYALAPAGAPPGAAASGGSSGTAAGSGAADGPASGRSSASGDVTGAVDTSASGRSAGSPASRRVSGVAAGGGGGQGPASGRSSGTAAGSADASGAADGPASGGASASRGGSGVDTGAVGVSFGPVAVTGRTALVREVEVRNLSDRPLSYATSYLPATELPGAAFRIAPARVDVPPGGTARVTVTLAVPDPAALERRPDATLDLTQAGRARTYRGELSGRLQLAPTRGDDPALRVPLFAAPRPASSHTAVGTPDLLAVRGAGAGLLSALHLDAEGTRWPDCPGRDLCVTDPGDRAANLRAAGSATDGDGVLYLAAALWAPAPTPAGGYGVRASLDTDGDGTTDALVVAGRLKGSDILVARTLDARTGAELDVQPLNGRWGDTDTDLLDTDALLLPVRLAALRTPLTNPRYALWTAVSASDPADALDTLGLADGRPALPVDLTRSGTLLAPVAPGAFVHPAVPAPLLLVHHLNPDGRRLQVVNSR